In one Silene latifolia isolate original U9 population chromosome 10, ASM4854445v1, whole genome shotgun sequence genomic region, the following are encoded:
- the LOC141606216 gene encoding uncharacterized protein LOC141606216, with the protein METSLSFIRKSDHCNGQFSPLVRMTTKSVTTDWFVKIKKILQDSNFFQSLLIQLPNSMFKNCLEVVAEEDQLRGNVVTNPPYKLRELKLHGTRDWYRVESPLTALNGLFWICHPDVLSILTSLEEFSDETILLEILKCKVQCWKHPLKSIEFEGIDCSRLLSYPGYIDYRFSIEYRFRLSWFEV; encoded by the exons ATGGAGACCTCTTTGTCATTCATCAGAAAGTCAGATCATTGTAATGGGCAATTCTCCCCATTGGTGAGAATGACGACGAAATCCGTAACCACTGATTGGTTTGTTAAAATAAAGAAGATTCTTCAAGATTCAAACTTCTTCCAGTCTCTATTGATTCAGTTGCCTAACTCTATGTTCAAAAACTGTCTTGAG GTTGTGGCAGAGGAGGACCAGCTGAGGGGGAATGTGGTTACTAACCCACCATACAAACTCAGAGAGTTAAAGCTGCACGGAACACGTGATTGGTATCGTGTTGAATCTCCGCTTACGGCCCTAAATGGACTTTTTTGGATTTGCCACCCTGATGTGCTGTCAATATTGACAAGTTTAGAGGAATTTTCTGATGAG acgatctTATTGGAAATCCTGAAGTGCAAAGTACAATGCTGGAAGCATCCCCTGAAAAGCATTGAATTTGAAGGTATCGATTGCTCAAGATTACTCTCATATCCAGGGTACATTGACTACAGGTTTAGCATTGAGTACAGGTTTAGACTGTCGTGGTTCGAAGTTTAG
- the LOC141608436 gene encoding F-box/FBD/LRR-repeat protein At5g56420-like, with amino-acid sequence MGTIDRISELPVFILHNILSNLDTKEAGRVSVLSKRWYEAWSSVPVLNFRHEYYRKKFRFDSMKYYFSVDKNAIPRFLKFIDRTMHRYDTHKYRIRKFNLELPIMDKKIQPLVDKWIKIAVQNQVEELCINSNDPRYSYTLPEILFRAKSLKVLKCSHVVLPYYETMELISLEYLDLSLFQDVATVDTDMLQRIIAFCPLVEFNTLTGPKLILLSWKRKVNKEDDVFGKFKASSLRKFTYHVFNKVVERPLDMKLVALKNLRKVEISSATITDDIVSELVSGLVALESLVLSSCVLLKCIMISSISLKEL; translated from the coding sequence ATGGGTACAATTGATAGAATTTCGGAACTTCCGGTATTTATACTACATAATATTCTCTCAAACCTCGATACTAAAGAGGCGGGTCGTGTTAGCGTGTTGTCTAAGAGGTGGTATGAAGCTTGGTCATCCGTTCCTGTTTTGAATTTTCGGCATGAGTACTATCGGAAGAAATTTAGGTTTGATTCAATGAAGTATTATTTCAGTGTTGATAAAAATGCGATTCCGAGATTTTTGAAGTTCATAGATAGGACTATGCATAGATATGATACTCATAAGTATAGAATAAGAAAATTTAACCTTGAGCTTCCTATAATGGATAAAAAGATTCAACCTTTGGTTGATAAATGGATAAAGATTGCGGTGCAAAATCAAGTCGAGGAGTTATGTATCAATAGTAATGATCCCCGTTACTCGTATACGCTGCCAGAGATTCTATTTCGTGCAAAATCAttgaaagttttgaaatgttcgcACGTTGTGCTGCCATATTATGAGACCATGGAACTTATATCTCTTGAGTATCTGGATTTGAGTTTATTCCAGGATGTAGCTACTGTTGATACGGATATGCTTCAGAGAATTATCGCTTTCTGCCCCTTGGTTGAATTCAATACATTAACGGGCCCTAAACTTATTCTTCTTTCATGGAAAAGAAAAGTGAACAAGGAAGACGATGTTTTTGGTAAATTCAAAGCATCCTCGCTTAGAAagtttacttatcatgtatttaATAAGGTTGTTGAGCGGCCATTGGACATGAAACTGGTTGCATTGAAAAACTTGAGAAAGGTGGAGATTAGTAGTGCTACTATAACAGATGATATTGTTTCGGAGCTGGTATCTGGGCTTGTAGCTTTAGAAAGCTTAGTATTGAGTTCATGCGTATTGCTGAAATGCATTATGATCTCGAGCATTTCGCTCAAGGAACTTTGA
- the LOC141606220 gene encoding uncharacterized protein LOC141606220, whose translation MMFGENVAEMDRGTVDRISELPEFILHSILSNLDTKEVYRTSVLSKRWYDVWSSVPVLDFQSRYYKKEYWNCLFHGASVNDDVIQSFLGFIDRTMQRYDTRKYRIRKLHLELPRADEKIELLVDKWLRIAVQNQVEELLIRNFPFCSRETPFYRLPEILFRAKSLKDLHCSSVVLPYYETMELISLEYLTLLLDTVDTDLLQRIISFCPLVELDITVSYLGEISLPWERKVNKGAEVFGTEITQSKFKASPLRKFAYSEFNRVIKWPLNMNVVALKNLRELQISSATITDDIVSKLAYGLVALESLVLDSCSMLKCIMISSISLKELRIKEGLDLVKVTVDAPNLIKFLYCCEVETSLSLIRVLDHCNAQFSLLVGWLFSITTDWLVKLKKILEEKNFFQSLAMELCNYLQTEVEEQQLRNVVTGPSYKLGKLELRDTRALDGIESSLVALDALFWICHPDVLSITTCFQKLSAESILNILKCKVQCWKHPLKSIEVEDIDGSSCHPRETEFRFRLSWL comes from the exons ATGATGTTTGGGGAAAATGTAGCAGAGATGGATAGGGGTACAGTTGATAGAATTTCGGAACTTCCGGAATTTATACTACATAGTATTCTTTCAAACCTCGATACCAAAGAGGTGTATCGCACTAGTGTGTTGTCTAAGAGGTGGTATGATGTTTGGTCTTCTGTTCCGGTTTTGGATTTTCAGTCTCGGTACTATAAGAAGGAATATTGGAATTGTTTATTCCATGGTGCGAGTGTTAATGATGATGTGATTCAGAGTTTTCTGGGGTTCATAGATAGGACTATGCAAAGATACGATACTCGGAAGTATAGAATAAGAAAACTTCACCTTGAGCTTCCTAGGGCGGATGAAAAGATCGAACTTTTGGTTGATAAATGGTTAAGGATTGCGGTGCAAAACCAAGTCGAGGAGTTACTTATTAGAAATTTTCCCTTTTGCTCACGAGAGACACCATTCTACAGGCTTCCTGAGATTCTATTTCGTGCAAAATCACTGAAAGATTTGCATTGTAGTAGCGTTGTGCTGCCATATTATGAGACCATGGAACTCATCTCTCTTGAGTATCTGACTTTACTCCTGGATACTGTTGATACTGATTTGCTTCAGAGAATTATCTCTTTCTGCCCCTTGGTTGAATTAGATATAACAGTAAGCTACCTTGGAGAGATTTCACTTCCATGGGAAAGAAAAGTGAACAAGGGAGCTGAAGTTTTTGGTACTGAAATAACACAATCTAAATTCAAAGCATCACCGCTTAGAAAGTTTGCATATAGTGAATTTAATAGGGTTATTAAGTGGCCATTGAATATGAATGTGGTTGCATTGAAGAACTTGAGAGAATTGCAGATCAGTAGTGCTACTATAACAGATGATATTGTATCTAAGCTGGCATATGGACTTGTGGCTTTAGAAAGTTTAGTATTGGATTCATGCTCAATGCTGAAATGCATTATGATCTCAAGCATTTCGCTGAAGGAACTTCGAATCAAAGAGGGGTTAGACTTGGTGAAGGTTACAGTTGACGCTCCTAACTTGATCAAGTTTTTGTACTGCTGTGAAGTGGAGACATCGTTGTCGTTGATCAGAGTGTTAGATCATTGTAATGCACAATTCTCCCTATTGGTGGGTTGGTTGTTTTCCATAACCACTGATTGGCTTGTTAAGCTAAAGAAGATTCTCGAAGAAAAAAACTTCTTCCAATCTCTAGCGATGGAGTTGTGTAACTATCTTCAG ACTGAGGTAGAGGAGCAGCAGCTGAGGAATGTGGTAACTGGCCCGTCATACAAACTCGGAAAGTTAGAGCTGCGCGACACACGTGCTTTGGATGGTATCGAATCTTCGCTTGTGGCCCTAGATGCACTTTTTTGGATTTGCCACCCTGATGTGCTGTCAATAACAACATGTTTTCAGAAGTTGAGTGCCGAG TCGATCTTGAATATCCTGAAATGCAAAGTACAATGCTGGAAGCATCCCCTGAAAAGCATTGAAGTTGAAGATATCGATGGTTCAAGCTGTCATCCGCGGGAAACTGAGTTCAGGTTTAGACTGTCATGGCTCTAA
- the LOC141606215 gene encoding pentatricopeptide repeat-containing protein At5g61800-like, with protein MIMSMIEQFLLRSLKHCKTFSQVHQTHAYGITTGVLSPRNCFLLSNILSTVAQLSAATNVTASSDVLNYALSVFNHINSPTSFSYNTMMRVQILLSSPASAICLFTQMRRVSIPPDFHTYPFAIKASGLLHAPLIAATLHSEILKFGFISDIYVLNSIVHVYAKLNCLSDASSLFACSDHKDVVSYNAMIDGFVKAGDFEQARALFDKMTIHDEVSWGTLIAGYARMNFCQEAIDLFNSLLHSSCSSSPDNVSLVSVLSACAKLGDLEQGREIHNYILQNKIRLDSFLSTGLVDFYAKSGCIEIAINIFESSSSKNLFTWNALLVGLAMNGQGKVCLEYFFRMMKDGIQPDGVSFLGVLVGCSHAGLVSEARKLFQDMEAMYGVRKELKHYGCMADLYGRAGLIREALQMIEQMPIQGDIYTWGGLLAGCRKHGIIDVAEDVAKHVKKLCPDDGGVYSVMVDMYANSDLWDNVLQTRHLIKTKRVKKNAACSLIKLNGTTHEFIAGDSLHPRTDDIHLVLSGIQNHQFGT; from the coding sequence GTCCATCAAACTCACGCGTATGGTATTACCACCGGTGTTCTCAGTCCGCGCAACTGTTTTCTCCTCTCTAACATTCTATCCACAGTTGCACAGCTTTCTGCAGCGACGAATGTCACAGCTTCCTCTGATGTTTTAAATTATGCCCTCTCAGTGTTCAATCACATTAACTCACCGACTTCTTTCAGCTACAATACGATGATGCGAGTCCAGATACTCTTGTCCTCTCCTGCATCAGCCATATGCTTGTTTACTCAAATGCGTCGTGTTTCCATTCCTCCTGATTTCCATACGTACCCATTTGCCATTAAAGCCTCCGGGCTTCTCCACGCGCCTTTGATTGCTGCCACCCTTCACTCAGAAATCTTGAAGTTTGGATTCATTTCTGATATATATGTTCTCAATTCCATAGTTCATGTATATGCTAAATTGAACTGCCTTAGTGATGCTAGCTCATTATTTGCGTGTAGCGACCATAAAGATGTTGTATCCTACAATGCAATGATTGATGGTTTTGTAAAGGCTGGAGACTTTGAACAAGCACGTGCACTTTTCGATAAAATGACAATTCATGATGAAGTGTCTTGGGGTACGCTAATTGCGGGCTATGCCCGCATGAACTTTTGTCAAGAGGCCATTGACCTCTTTAATAGTTTACTTCATTCTTCCTGCAGCTCTAGCCCTGACAATGTTTCATTAGTTTCTGTTCTTTCTGCCTGCGCAAAACTTGGTGATCTAGAGCAAGGCAGAGAGATCCATAATTACATACTCCAGAACAAGATTAGACTGGATTCGTTCCTGTCAACTGGTTTGGTGGACTTTTATGCCAAGTCTGGCTGCATTGAAATTGCGATAAATATATTTGAATCGAGCTCTTCAAAAAATTTGTTTACATGGAATGCATTATTAGTGGGCCTTGCTATGAATGGCCAGGGTAAAGTATGCTTGGAGTATTTTTTCAGGATGATGAAAGATGGAATTCAACCTGATGGAGTGAGCTTCTTAGGTGTCCTGGTTGGGTGCAGTCATGCTGGTCTAGTTTCTGAAGCTCGTAAGCTTTTCCAAGATATGGAAGCTATGTATGGAGTTCGTAAAGAGCTAAAGCACTATGGCTGCATGGCTGATTTGTATGGACGTGCTGGTTTAATTCGGGAAGCATTACAGATGATTGAACAAATGCCAATTCAGGGCGATATCTATACTTGGGGAGGTTTGCTTGCTGGCTGCAGAAAACATGGGATTATCGATGTTGCTGAGGATGTTGCCAAGCATGTAAAGAAGTTGTGTCCTGACGATGGTGGGGTTTATTCTGTGATGGTTGACATGTATGCTAATTCTGACTTATGGGATAATGTGCTCCAGACACGGCATTTGATAAAGACTAAAAGGGTGAAAAAGAATGCTGCTTGCAGTCTGATTAAACTAAATGGTACAACTCATGAGTTCATAGCCGGGGACAGTTTGCATCCTCGTACTGATGATATACATTTGGTTCTGAGTGGGATACAAAATCATCAATTTGGAACTTGA